Genomic DNA from Corylus avellana chromosome ca4, CavTom2PMs-1.0:
GCttgtagttttccttttttattcgAAACTTAGTCGTTGAGTAATTCTGCGTTTGGTTGCTTGGAAGTGGTTGGAAAAGGAAGGAAAACGTGAaacttttataataaatttgtaatttcaatGACTCAATCCATAATTTGACaagttttgttgtatttatcGCATTTGATATGCAACCAAGTGGAGAATATGGgtttttattgcttaatttaaCACAAGGTATACTTTGGCGTTAATGTAGTGTGAAATTGGTGGAGCAAGAGCTGTGGCAGCGGGAAGAGAAGGGATTAATTGGCATTCTTCCAGTTCGTGATGCTGCCGAGTCGACAACAGCTGTAGGCCCTGTGTTATCTCAAGGTGATCTTTTGACCTATTGACCCTTTGGGTATCTATGAGTTTGCTTTTGTTATCTATgagtttgtttatttattttttatggaatttttaGGCGTGGGAAGTGATTCCGGAGAGAGGAGCTCAAGAATTCAAGTGGGTACATCTGATTCTCAGAGGCTTGATGTCAAAAATCAACAGGAAATTATTCATTGGCATACAAGGTATGTTTCACAGCAGCATCTATCATGTTCTGTAGTGGATATTGTTTTGCTAGCATTGTTAATGTTGGGTGTTTTCATAAGGCAGAATGTGAACTGTGAAATCATAGTGATTTGTTATCTTATTTCTCAGGGGAGTTGCAGCTCGTGCTTTACATTTGTCAAGAGGAGTGGAAAAACCGAGTGGGAGGGTCACATACATAGTTGTCCTTGAAGGTTTATGCAGATTCAGTGTCCAGGAACTTAGCACTAGAGGAACATATTATACTGCACGAATATCTCCTCTTGAAATGACAAAGGCTGGTAAGTTGTTGGTTACGTTCTCCCCTGTGTAAGTATGTTGATGAAAATATGTACATGGGGGTATTTTATGGTTTATTGGTTGACCCACAAGAGATGAAAGGTTTTAACATCTagctgttgtttttttttttt
This window encodes:
- the LOC132178104 gene encoding lon protease homolog 2, peroxisomal-like, with translation MAESVELPSRLGILPFRNKVLLPGAIIRIRCTSPSSVKLVEQELWQREEKGLIGILPVRDAAESTTAVGPVLSQGVGSDSGERSSRIQVGTSDSQRLDVKNQQEIIHWHTRGVAARALHLSRGVEKPSGRVTYIVVLEGLCRFSVQELSTRGTYYTARISPLEMTKAGKLLVTFSPV